A part of Spodoptera frugiperda isolate SF20-4 chromosome 25, AGI-APGP_CSIRO_Sfru_2.0, whole genome shotgun sequence genomic DNA contains:
- the LOC118263552 gene encoding chondroitin sulfate proteoglycan 4 isoform X2: MELLLILSVVVAGYAYEKASFYGASYISYPLQEAKGVTDISFRFRTHLADALLLLAAGKTDYCMIRLEGGRLKLHINLGAGESELSSAKGIHLNDSQWHHVSIIRREANLTMKVDESAVKKRLPGRFFELNIHFGIFLGGQGDFSELFLGHMENFRGCMEDVYYNGVKIIEKARSRSGSVHVEGVTWNCAPEFDADLNSDISFVDEGAYLILPKINSRAGGKWQIEFKTIAQNAIILYNAGGGRGSDFLAVEILEGVIRVKMARGQIVHTVRVNDGQWHKMHLSFYPSMIELTVDNIAMHTRIESGGTRYLDLSDSFYLGGIDSEKQQRAFTKGIKAADSSIMGCIKPIEVDEKIYGLPNAVVTYGVSPKCVWWYPCHLSPGNPPCVPQGVCEQHGVDHFTCKCDSDLCINPDYAEKYKIFSKSSSELELVALFPLTVQEGGVSVITTQNIDVVLDHHKYGVRPSGVVLHVAQSPQHGRIAIDLSLQRNSQQYNFIEGETKSKQFFTLLDLSRDKVRYVHDGSENHQDAIVLDMELIPETKFTLPSYLQGRNTFVLHVNVTPVNDPPVLNLLPGKVLRLTQGTRKVITSDILKAEDPDTAPEDLLYTVLHGKNEANSGHIEMSGQPVDSFTQQDIDSGVISYVHGTTNDKQLNKTSLRLTLQVSDGIETSGPGILRISIVPLQVRLVNNTGLQLVHNSYAIISADNLTFTTNADETNVQVKYDIVKPPQFGVVERLRVLDGTWQTVDSFTSEMVTFGRVRYMHLLGNPSHDEFKFKASVGSIRTNTLYDFRLTFIKLELYQSVNEELVLNNTREAFISSQHLTFKTNPLALPSDRVVYTILRPPKYGILHLSSGKHHLQMHSTFTQQHIDTDQLWYRLHRRAYSHIQDEFTFVVGATECKNITGVMTIRHTPGSPSSDRTEGRVHTTLERLQVTEGSRMVIPATHLNFRTDAVTNLIFNITHLPKHGKIEVINDILKVARDNTTYFTLEELNSDRVYYAHDDSESRHDSFHFMALSPEPEDFQYVGVFHIDIILKNDNSPVRANDNVFHIVHGGARLITARDLSYTDADLDTKPSDIIYTVQRYIKDPPNGGIFRADNPSEQIAQFSQDDINKNLVLFKHQGKEYGKMAFWISDGLFDVNGNLEIQASPPFIRMYPSNGSIVENGKAVVITSRDMQVDTNMNCLEEDIRYEITLEPKHGTIEVGEGQGAFTFTQLDVTASRVAYRHREPKTPTDQFRFKVMCLDTWGEGVYVIKIFPSSYWEPLRVTTNLPLVVEESTSVNVTKDILEVMHPQIEPSNIVYQVTDGPYHGWLEITTTPGTLELENYNEEPVHIKVFDQSIINANRLVYVQSGVNRTRDRIRMDVTNGIVWLRDVELNVVIIPEHFYVYAFNLTVVEGEAVSVKPDLFRTITEYYKGKVVAYKVVEKPKYGKIVMADQELNLLPVLKLNSGNIQYINDGSEESSDAFKLVAMTESSKESEPFYVHVNIAPVNDEPPIVAANTGLCVWEGGTFTFTTKELYVNDIDTPPENVTVRVVDIVSGYIAMQGNLDTAVHHFTQADIDKGKVVFVHKNGTKGKMIFNVTDGLHELSKITFLITTKSVSLKLTRKHNMKVFPLMREPLNNYMLMSKCSDPTRTIIYKIERAPTLGRLIMLNGESHHRSIKQFTQQDVNNTVVFYEHTHPFSDLYTNDSFIFTVEAPLAKPLTDQIFNIDISVSSGGLAKYVNIPPIKVQEGDKVPIKVNVSNVITYLETQAGLRQPQIEAQWSQPSHGELKPFMTSLTQSQIESGVVNYEHDDSDTTQDKIDMALFLLPDYVLLCNVSIIIHITPVNDQPFRLLTDTPQIQVVQGENYTITKNDLLTEDADTGPAGIFYDIISGPTQGRMVMLDKNQTIDDAHSINKFTQDDINNGRVIYEHSGILQTATFYFRVWDGQFKPTYTVFTIDVIPVILNATSLHPIYLQQGSNVAAVTTDQIYVDTNAKTSKVLYNITRQPLHGMVYVGRNPVSYFTHKDLMEKVVIYMQNDMTTANDSFDLIAYVHNSNATRPFTIEVIVQPLMTLGDLRVEVEKARITLRTMDASGLAKLTASDPVYTLLRKPRFGTLKKIIRSSGEKTSAREREVAYFTHEDVKAGVIYFVTKKKVHELNGFEDSFRFLLAATIFQPAVGDVKIIIGNRQKKNLPGPNDPESHEGVPVANGEAASYYMMILMALSGTVLAIVVIFGLLKCRRYVMRDQNALVKIHGQSQGAVAPIPLPRPPEHLMPSPSQGTPPIKRYVSSEQSVHTGASTPLPSGGSVACKVTPLADAALPDLNARYPYGTDDHTDAEDWSSYEASESAYPVRATGVAPSNPMLRRNQYWV, translated from the exons ATGGagcttttattgattttatccGTGGTTGTCGCGGGATATGCTTATGAGAAAG CATCCTTCTATGGAGCCAGCTACATTTCATACCCACTACAAGAGGCCAAGGGTGTGACCGACATAAGTTTTCGTTTTCGCACACATCTTGCTGACGCTCTTCTACTTCTTGCTGCTGGAAAAACAGACTATTGTATG ATACGTCTGGAAGGCGGCAGACTGAAACTACACATTAACCTTGGTGCAGGCGAGAGTGAACTGTCGTCTGCCAAGGGAATACACTTGAATGATTCGCAATGGCATCACGTCAGCATCATTCGCCGTGAAGCCAACCTTACTATGAAg GTGGATGAATCGGCAGTTAAGAAAAGACTGCCAGGGCGTTTCTTTGAGTTAAACATTCATTTCGGTATCTTCCTTGGAGGCCAGGGTGACTTCTCCGAGCTATTCTTGGGACACATGGAAAACTTCCGTGGTTGCATGGAAgat GTGTACTACAATGGTGTAAAAATCATTGAGAAAGCTCGCAGCCGCTCCGGCTCAGTCCACGTGGAAGGTGTGACGTGGAACTGCGCTCCAGAGTTCGATGCCGACCTTAATTCGGACATTAGTTTCGTTGATGAGGGGGCCTATCTTATACTGCCGAAGATAAACTCTAGAGCTGGAGGAAA gtggcaaatagaatttaaaactaTAGCGCAGAATGCGATTATTCTTTACAACGCTGGCGGTGGTCGGGGCTCTGATTTCCTGGCTGTAGAGATCTTAGAAGGAGTGATACGGGTCAAAATGGCCCGCGGTCAGATTGTACATACAGTGAGAGTCAATGATGGGCAGTGGCACAAAATGCACCTGTCTTTCTATCCTTCCATGATTGAG TTGACCGTTGACAACATAGCGATGCACACGCGGATTGAGAGCGGTGGCACGAGGTACTTGGATCTGTCAGACTCGTTCTACCTCGGGGGTATAGACAGTGAGAAGCAGCAGAGAGCCTTCACGAAAGGCATCAAAGCTGCTGACTCTAGTATCAtg GGTTGCATCAAGCCAATAGAAGTGGACGAGAAAATCTATGGGCTCCCAAACGCCGTAGTAACTTACGGCGTGAGTCCTAAGTGCGTATGGTGGTACCCTTGCCACTTGAGTCCTGGTAACCCACCATGTGTACCTCAAGGCGTTTGCGAACAACACGGCGTCGACCACTTTACATGCAAATGTGACTCCGATCTGTGCATCAATCCTGATTACGCTGAAAAGTATAAG atattttcaaaatcaaGCAGTGAATTAGAGCTTGTAGCACTGTTTCCCCTAACTGTGCAAGAAGGGGGTGTCTCAGTGATAACCACACAGAATATAGATGTGGTTCTCGACCACCACAAGTACGGTGTACGCCCGTCAGGCGTAGTCCTACACGTCGCTCAGTCACCACAACACGGCAGGATAGCCATCGACCTCTCTCTACAAAGAAATTCGCAACAGTACAACTTTATTGAAGGAGAAACGAAATCCAAACAGTTCTTTACACTGCTTGATTTATCTCGGGATAAG GTTCGTTACGTTCATGATGGTTCAGAAAATCATCAGGACGCGATTGTGCTGGACATGGAACTGATTCCTGAAACAAAGTTCACATTGCCAAGCTATCTTCAAGGAAGAAATACCTTCGTGTTacacgtcaacgtcacgccggTCAACGACCCGCCAGTGCTAAACTTATTGCCAGGCAAAGTCTTGAGGCTGACTCAG GGCACACGTAAGGTGATCACTTCAGATATATTGAAGGCTGAGGATCCTGACACAGCGCCCGAAGATCTCTTGTACACTGTGCTACATGGCAAGAATGAAGCTAATAG TGGCCACATTGAAATGTCCGGTCAACCGGTAGACTCCTTCACTCAGCAGGACATTGATTCAGGAGTCATATCTTATGTACACGGGACCACAAACGACAAGCAACTCAACAAGACTTCGCTTAGATTAACTTTACAA GTATCCGATGGTATCGAGACAAGCGGACCTGGTATCCTACGAATATCTATAGTGCCGCTACAAGTACGGCTAGTGAACAACACGGGACTGCAGTTGGTGCACAATTCCTACGCAATCATCTCAGCCGACAACCTTACCTTCACGACCAACGCTGACGAAACAAACGTACAAGTGAA GTACGACATAGTGAAGCCGCCACAGTTTGGCGTGGTGGAACGTCTACGAGTACTGGACGGTACCTGGCAGACCGTGGACTCGTTTACCAGTGAAATGGTGACGTTTGGTCGGGTGCGATATATGCATCTACTTGGAAATCCTTCGCATGACGAGTTTAAG TTCAAAGCATCAGTGGGATCGATACGTACGAACACACTTTACGATTTTCGACTAACGTTTATAAAACTCGAACTGTACCAATCAGTGAACGAAGAACTAGTTCTTAATAACACGAGAGAGGCTTTCATATCGTCTCAGCACCTTACGTTTAAGACTAACCCTCTCGCACTACCGAGCGACCGAGTCGTGTACACCATACTGAGACCTCCGAAGTACGGTATATTGCATTTATCATCAGGGAAACATCACCTACAAATGCATAGTACTTTCACACAGCAGCACATTGATACAGACCAGCTCTGGTATCGACTACATAGGAGAGCGTATTCCCACATCCAAGACGAGTTTACCTTCGTAGTGGGAGCCACAGAATGCAAGAATATCACCGGTGTGATGACAATACGACACACGCCAGGCTCTCCTTCATCTGACAGGACGGAAGGCCGAGTTCACACTACATTAGAACGGCTTCAAGTCACTGAAGGTTCTAGAATGGTCATACCAGCCACACACCTCAATTTCCGCACAGATGCAGTTACTAACCTAATATTCAACATCACACATTTACCGAAACACGGAAAAATCGAAGTAATCAACGATATCCTAAAAGTAGCGCGGGATAACACGACTTATTTTACTCTCGAAGAACTGAATTCCGACAGAGTGTATTACGCTCACGACGACTCTGAGAGTCGACACGATTCGTTCCATTTCATGGCTCTGAGTCCAGAACCTGAAGACTTCCAATACGTTGGAGTGTTCCACATCGACATTATACTGAAAAACGATAACAGTCCTGTCAGGGCTAACGATAATGTATTTCACATCGTCCATGGAGGAGCGAGACTAATCACTGCACGAGATTTGAGCTACACAGACGCAGATTTAGATACAAAACCATCCGATATTATCTACACAGTTCAAAGATACATCAAAGATCCTCCGAACGGTGGAATATTCCGCGCAGACAATCCTTCGGAGCAAATAGCGCAGTTTTCTCAAGACGATATCAATAAGAACTTGGTGTTGTTCAAGCATCAAGGTAAAGAGTACGGTAAAATGGCCTTCTGGATATCGGATGGGTTGTTCGATGTTAACGGTAACTTAGAAATACAGGCGTCACCTCCTTTTATAAGAATGTACCCAAGCAACGGATCGATTGTCGAAAATGGGAAGGCTGTAGTTATTACCTCAAGAGATATGCag GTTGATACCAATATGAACTGCTTAGAAGAGGACATTCGTTACGAAATCACCTTGGAACCGAAACACGGGACTATCGAGGTCGGAGAGGGGCAAGGAGCGTTTACATTCACACAGCTGGATGTGACAGCCAGCAGAGTTGCCTACAGGCACAGGGAACCGAAGACTCCTACTGATCAATTcag ATTCAAAGTGATGTGTCTGGACACTTGGGGCGAAGGTGTGTACGTGATAAAGATATTTCCGTCCAGTTACTGGGAACCGTTGCGTGTCACTACTAATTTGCCGCTGGTGGTCGAAGAATCCACCAGTGTTAATGTCACTAAGGATATTTTGGAG GTAATGCATCCCCAAATCGAACCATCAAACATAGTATACCAAGTAACAGACGGACCTTATCACGGGTGGCTCGAAATCACCACCACACCGGGCACTCTAGAGCTGGAGAACTATAACGAAGAGCCAGTGCACATTAAAGTATTCGACCAATCGATTATTAACGCAAACCGGCTGGTTTACGTCCAGTCAGGGGTTAACCGGACACGGGACAGAATCCGAATGGATGTGACTAATGGAATTGTGTGGCTTCGTGACGTAGAGCTGAACGTGGTTATCATACCTGAACATTTCTACGTGTATGCCTTCAATCTCACCGTCGTCGAAGGCGAAGCTGTGAGCGTGAAACCAGATTTGTTCAGAACGATTACAGAATATTACAAAGGAAAAGTGGTTGCGTACAAAGTAGTTGAGAAACCGAAGTATGGTAAAATTGTGATGGCGGATCAGGAATTGAATTTGTTGCCTGTGTTGAAACTGAATTCTGGAAATATTCAG TACATAAACGATGGGTCAGAAGAATCATCAGACGCGTTCAAGTTGGTGGCTATGACAGAGAGCAGTAAAGAGAGCGAGCCGTTCTACGTGCACGTAAACATAGCGCCCGTGAACGACGAGCCGCCGATCGTGGCGGCCAACACTGGGCTCTGCGTGTGGGAGGGAGGCACCTTCACATTCACCACCAAAGAGCTTT ATGTGAATGACATCGATACTCCTCCCGAGAATGTAACAGTGCGTGTAGTGGACATCGTATCTGGATACATCGCCATGCAGGGCAACCTCGACACCGCTGTACATCACTTCACCCAAGCTGACATTGATAAGGGAAAAGTTGTGTTCGTCCATAAAA ATGGCACAAAGGGTAAAATGATCTTCAACGTCACTGACGGGCTACATGAGCTATCCAAGATAACATTCCTAATAACCACCAAGTCAGTATCACTTAAACTAACAAGAAAACATAACATGAAGGTGTTCCCACTCATGAGAGAACCTTTGAACAACTACATGTTAATGTCTAAATGCTCTGATCCTACGAGGACTATAATATACAAGATAGAACGAGCTCCTACGTTGGGCAGGCTTATAATGCTGAACGGGGAAAGCCATCACAGATCCATAAAGCAGTTCACCCAACAAGATGTCAACAACACAGTCGTGTTCTACGAACACACACATCCATTCTCAGATTTGTACACGAACGACTCATTTATATTCACCGTGGAAGCACCTCTAGCAAAACCGCTCACTGATCAAATCTTCAACATAGACATTTCTGTGTCATCCGGAGGGCTCGCGAAATACGTCAATATACCTCCCATAAAGGTGCAGGAAGGAGATAAAGTGCCAATCAAAGTAAATGTTAGTAATGTTATCACGTATTTAGAAACGCAAGCTGGGTTGAGGCAGCCTCAGATCGAAGCTCAGTGGTCGCAGCCCTCACACGGAGAACTGAAACCTTTCATGACGTCTTTAACCCAGTCTCAAATTGAAAGTGGAGTCGTGAACTATGAACACGACGATTCGGATACAACACAGGACAAAATTGATATGGCCTTGTTCCTTCTGCCTGACTATGTCCTTCTATGTAATGTGAGTATCATCATACACATCACCCCGGTGAACGACCAACCGTTCCGCCTACTCACTGACACGCCACAAATACAAGTGGTACAAGGCGAGAATTACACTATCACCAAAAACGATTTACTCACCGAAGACGCTGATACCGGTCCGGCAGGAATTTTCTACGATATTATAAGCGGGCCAACGCAAGGCAGGATGGTGATGTTGgataaaaatcaaacaatagACGATGCACATTCGATCAACAAGTTCACGCAAGACGACATAAACAACGGCAGAGTAATATATGAACATTCTGGAATACTGCAAACAGCTACGTTCTATTTTAGAGTGTGGGACGGACAGTTCAAGCCTACGTATACAGTATTTACTATTGATGTAATTCCAGTAATTCTTAATGCTACGTCGTTGCATCCGATATACTTGCAACAGGGTTCTAATGTAGCTGCAGTTACTACAGACCAGATATACGTGGACACCAATGCAAAGACGTCAAAAGTTCTGTACAACATTACTCGACAGCCGCTCCATGGCATGGTGTATGTCGGTCGGAACCCAGTGTCGTACTTCACACACAAAGATTTGATGGAGAAAGTCGTGATTTACATGCAGAACGACATGACGACTGCGAACGATAGCTTTGATTTGATTGCGTACGTGCACAATAGTAACGCGACGCGGCCTTTTACGATAGAAGTTATTGTACAGCCTTTGATGACGTTGGGCGACTTGCGAGTTGAAGTGGAAAAGGCCAGGATCACACTCCGTACAATGGATGCGAGTGGACTGGCGAAGCTCACAGCCAGTGACCCTGTGTATACTTTACTGAGGAAACCTCGGTTTGGGACACTTAAGAAGATAATCCGAAGTTCAGGGGAGAAAACTAGTGCTAGGGAAAGAGAAGTAGCATATTTCACACACGAAGATGTGAAAGCGGGTGTAATATACTTCGTAACTAAGAAGAAAGTGCACGAACTGAATGGGTTCGAGGATAGCTTTAGGTTTTTATTGGCCGCGACAATATTCCAGCCAGCGGTCGGTGATGTGAAGATTATTATAGGCAACAGACAGAAGAAGAATCTGCCTGGTCCTAACGATCCTGAGAGTCATGAGGGAGTTCCT GTAGCCAATGGCGAAGCAGCCTCGTACTACATGATGATCCTGATGGCTCTATCGGGCACTGTCCTCGCAATAGTGGTGATATTCGGCCTGTTGAAGTGCAGGAGATATGTCATGCGGGACCAGAACGCTCTTGTGAAGATCCACGGCCAGAGTCAGGGTGCGGTCGCTCCCATACCACTGCCGAGGCCGCCTGAGCATCTAATGCCTTCGCCTTCACAAGGCACTCCGCCCATAAAACG